One stretch of Deltaproteobacteria bacterium DNA includes these proteins:
- a CDS encoding polyprenyl synthetase family protein, which yields MKPLKERILTGAAADLAAIEKALADNLNPYLDLCRTVAHHILFAGGKRMRPLLMVLAAKACGSGGPEAVRLSTVFEYLHAASLLHDDVVDDSALRRGKPAAHTLHGAAVTVLVGDFLLARTCSIATETGVLPIIQTITDITGIMSEGEIMQLVGKGDVKRTEADYLDTIERKTAVLLAAACKVGGLFAGADGARVKNLWNFGINLGIAFQMADDLLDYTGDTKSTGKPVGTDLREGKLTLPLIYALEKAETSERDEIIRIIGQGGFSDDEFGLVLSAVKRHGGLDYTLLSARKHAEKAKELLAGFPDNDGTRLLSLLADYSVERKS from the coding sequence ATGAAACCGCTTAAGGAACGGATTCTTACGGGCGCGGCGGCGGATCTTGCCGCCATAGAAAAGGCCCTGGCCGACAATTTGAACCCATATCTCGATCTTTGCCGCACGGTGGCCCATCACATCCTCTTTGCGGGCGGAAAGCGCATGAGGCCGCTTCTTATGGTGCTTGCGGCCAAAGCCTGCGGATCGGGCGGCCCGGAAGCGGTGCGGCTTTCAACGGTTTTCGAGTACCTTCACGCGGCGAGCCTCCTTCACGACGACGTTGTGGACGACTCGGCCCTTCGCCGGGGCAAGCCTGCCGCACACACCCTGCACGGGGCGGCAGTCACTGTTCTGGTGGGCGATTTCCTGCTGGCCCGCACCTGCTCCATTGCAACCGAAACCGGGGTTCTGCCCATAATCCAGACCATCACCGACATAACGGGCATAATGAGCGAAGGCGAGATTATGCAGCTTGTGGGCAAAGGCGACGTCAAACGCACCGAGGCCGACTACCTGGATACCATCGAGCGCAAGACCGCCGTGCTTCTGGCGGCAGCCTGCAAGGTGGGCGGGCTTTTCGCCGGGGCGGACGGGGCGCGGGTGAAAAACCTCTGGAATTTCGGAATAAACCTTGGAATCGCATTCCAGATGGCCGACGACCTTCTCGATTACACTGGAGACACGAAGTCTACCGGAAAGCCAGTGGGAACGGACCTTAGGGAGGGCAAGCTGACCCTGCCTCTCATATACGCCCTGGAAAAGGCCGAGACGTCCGAACGCGATGAAATCATACGCATAATAGGGCAGGGCGGCTTTTCGGATGACGAGTTCGGGCTCGTGCTTTCTGCGGTGAAGCGCCACGGGGGCCTTGATTACACCCTTCTGTCGGCCCGGAAACACGCGGAAAAGGCCAAGGAGCTTCTTGCCGGTTTTCCCGACAACGACGGAACAAGGCTTTTATCGCTTCTGGCTGATTACTCGGTGGAGAGAAAAAGCTGA
- a CDS encoding 4Fe-4S binding protein, with translation MNASRKGRLRRLARLMNKQNEIPLPVLPQLLDCFDLVITDPEADFMIKMGTKTHTYKELAELWGADGDSFVSFLDTLCKKGLVWFKDDGAGRRTYTLAPILVGWFELTLARARETPEEIEFAKRLDALFSAFKKLNIFPIRGATNLFVRMGTRPFQSIAPVLPKKAKGAKKEVVAVNQSLSVPPEKIYPSSMVFDIIQKSGAENALGVMHCFCRQWRKMVGEPCRFKMPVEACIVLGDFARFTSEMGIARAITVDEACDIVAKVQKAGGVHQVFHEKDDTRFERVAICNCCWDCCGVIGSHNRGVIPLHFQCYAKAVVDESLCTGCGVCEKFCPSEAMKVTGEKANLTEALCIGCGQCAAKCPAGAASMEACERQVMLPLRSVSQVRIP, from the coding sequence ATGAACGCTTCCCGCAAGGGCAGGCTTCGCAGGCTCGCCCGGCTAATGAACAAGCAAAACGAGATACCCCTGCCGGTCCTTCCCCAGCTTCTGGACTGTTTCGATCTGGTGATAACAGACCCGGAAGCCGATTTCATGATAAAAATGGGAACCAAAACGCATACTTATAAGGAGCTTGCCGAACTTTGGGGCGCGGACGGGGATTCGTTCGTCTCCTTTCTGGACACCCTGTGCAAAAAAGGCCTGGTTTGGTTCAAGGATGACGGGGCGGGACGCCGCACCTATACGCTGGCACCCATCCTGGTGGGATGGTTCGAGCTTACCCTGGCCAGGGCCAGGGAGACACCGGAGGAAATCGAGTTCGCAAAAAGGCTCGACGCACTTTTTTCCGCCTTCAAAAAACTCAACATCTTCCCAATTCGCGGGGCGACAAATCTTTTCGTGCGAATGGGCACAAGGCCCTTTCAGAGCATAGCCCCGGTTTTGCCCAAAAAGGCAAAGGGCGCAAAAAAGGAAGTGGTGGCGGTCAACCAGAGCCTTTCTGTGCCTCCCGAAAAAATCTATCCTTCCAGCATGGTTTTTGACATAATCCAGAAAAGCGGCGCAGAAAACGCCCTGGGCGTTATGCACTGCTTCTGCCGCCAGTGGCGCAAGATGGTGGGCGAGCCCTGCCGGTTCAAGATGCCCGTGGAGGCATGCATAGTTCTGGGGGATTTCGCACGCTTCACCTCGGAAATGGGCATCGCCAGGGCCATAACAGTGGACGAGGCCTGCGACATCGTGGCAAAGGTGCAGAAGGCGGGCGGGGTTCACCAGGTCTTCCATGAAAAGGACGACACCCGTTTCGAGAGGGTGGCCATCTGCAACTGTTGCTGGGACTGCTGCGGCGTGATAGGCTCCCACAACAGGGGCGTGATTCCGCTTCATTTCCAGTGCTACGCAAAGGCCGTAGTGGATGAAAGCCTTTGCACCGGCTGCGGGGTGTGCGAAAAATTCTGCCCTTCCGAGGCCATGAAAGTCACGGGCGAAAAGGCGAATCTGACCGAAGCCCTTTGCATAGGCTGCGGCCAGTGCGCGGCCAAGTGCCCAGCCGGGGCCGCAAGCATGGAGGCCTGCGAAAGGCAGGTGATGCTGCCCCTTAGGAGTGTCAGCCAGGTCAGAATCCCGTAA
- a CDS encoding GntR family transcriptional regulator, producing MNVENGKKLMRPAEAAREHILSGILSGAYAPGSNLPPERDLSVIVGVTRPTLRETLRGLASEGWLSIRQGKPTVVNDYWKDGGLRLLSAMARYFRYLPPDFVGHLLNLRLDLIPAMAVRAAKNCPQALLLHLGKARNLPGDSEAYTAFDWELQRLMAEHSGNPLFSMIVNDFSEVFMALARSYFETEGGRASSAVYYRELLAAIENGNPELIAATVRKVMLESLFLWQALQPNQ from the coding sequence ATGAACGTCGAAAACGGCAAAAAGCTGATGCGCCCGGCGGAGGCGGCAAGGGAGCACATTCTGTCGGGTATCCTCTCAGGGGCCTATGCGCCGGGGTCGAACCTGCCGCCCGAACGCGACCTTTCCGTGATAGTAGGCGTCACACGCCCGACCCTCAGGGAAACCCTCCGGGGGCTGGCCTCCGAGGGCTGGCTTTCCATCCGCCAGGGAAAGCCAACGGTTGTGAACGATTACTGGAAGGACGGCGGCCTTCGGCTTCTGTCGGCAATGGCCCGGTATTTCCGGTATCTGCCGCCCGATTTTGTGGGGCACCTTCTCAATCTGCGGCTCGATCTCATTCCGGCGATGGCGGTGCGGGCCGCGAAAAACTGCCCCCAGGCCCTTTTGCTGCATCTTGGAAAGGCGAGGAATCTTCCGGGCGACTCGGAGGCATATACGGCCTTTGACTGGGAGCTTCAGCGGCTCATGGCAGAACATTCGGGCAATCCCCTGTTCAGCATGATCGTGAACGATTTTTCCGAGGTGTTCATGGCCCTGGCCCGCTCCTATTTCGAGACCGAGGGGGGCAGGGCGTCTTCCGCAGTCTATTACCGGGAGCTTCTGGCGGCCATCGAAAATGGAAATCCCGAACTGATCGCGGCCACCGTAAGAAAGGTCATGCTGGAAAGCCTTTTTCTATGGCAGGCGCTCCAGCCCAATCAGTAA
- a CDS encoding FGGY-family carbohydrate kinase, with translation MSEKNLLLALDNGTQSAKALVFDLSGNLIAKEKIEFTPYFSDEPGWAEQDANVFWESIIKACNALWEKHGVDKARIAGVSLTTQRGTVVNVDREGKPLRPSILWLDQRKTYDQPPMKEPLRTLFTLAGLSDTIEYARCEAESNWIAQNQPEIWSATHKYLLLSGYLTFKLTGDFADSVGCQVGYVPFDYKNLKWYGGMDFRWGMMRQRPEMMPRLVEPAKRIGEITKAASDATGIPAGTPVIAAAADKACEVLGSGAFEINTGCISYGTTATINVNTRKYITPFALMPAYPSGVPGQHNLEVQIFRGYWMVSWFKEQFGYEERMEAEGKGVETETLFEKLVAEVPAGSMGLMLQPYWTPGIKHPGPEGKGAVIGFGDVHTRGHLYRSILEGLAYALREGRERIEKRTKKPINRLIVSGGGSQSKSAMQITADVFGLPAARPHLYETSGLGAAIDLAVGLGFYGNFAQAVNAMTRTGEVFQPIPANARLYDELYKEAYFPLYERLKPIYKSIRRITGYPR, from the coding sequence ATGAGCGAAAAAAATCTGTTACTGGCCCTGGACAACGGCACCCAAAGCGCCAAGGCCCTGGTCTTCGACCTTTCGGGGAATTTGATCGCCAAGGAAAAAATCGAGTTCACGCCCTATTTTTCCGATGAGCCGGGCTGGGCCGAGCAGGACGCGAACGTCTTCTGGGAGAGCATCATAAAGGCCTGTAACGCCCTTTGGGAAAAGCACGGGGTGGACAAGGCGAGAATCGCCGGGGTGTCCCTCACCACTCAGCGGGGAACCGTGGTGAACGTGGACCGCGAGGGAAAGCCCTTGCGGCCATCCATTTTGTGGCTGGACCAGCGCAAGACCTACGACCAGCCGCCCATGAAGGAGCCTTTGCGGACGCTGTTCACCCTGGCGGGCCTCTCGGACACCATCGAATACGCCCGGTGCGAGGCGGAGAGCAACTGGATCGCGCAAAACCAGCCGGAAATATGGAGCGCCACCCACAAGTACCTCTTGCTTTCAGGCTATCTCACCTTCAAGCTCACCGGGGATTTCGCGGATTCCGTGGGCTGCCAGGTTGGCTACGTGCCCTTCGACTACAAGAATCTCAAATGGTACGGCGGCATGGACTTCCGCTGGGGGATGATGAGGCAGAGGCCGGAGATGATGCCCCGCCTTGTGGAACCCGCCAAGCGCATAGGGGAAATCACCAAGGCCGCCAGCGACGCCACGGGGATTCCCGCCGGAACTCCGGTCATAGCGGCGGCGGCGGACAAGGCCTGCGAGGTGCTGGGCTCCGGGGCCTTCGAGATCAACACCGGCTGCATTAGCTACGGCACCACCGCCACCATCAACGTCAATACGCGCAAATACATCACTCCGTTCGCCCTCATGCCCGCCTACCCGTCAGGGGTTCCGGGCCAGCACAACCTTGAGGTGCAGATTTTCCGGGGCTACTGGATGGTGTCCTGGTTCAAGGAGCAGTTCGGCTACGAGGAGCGCATGGAAGCTGAAGGCAAGGGAGTGGAGACCGAAACCCTTTTCGAGAAGCTGGTGGCCGAAGTCCCGGCTGGCTCGATGGGGCTCATGCTCCAGCCCTACTGGACTCCTGGAATCAAGCACCCAGGACCCGAAGGCAAGGGCGCAGTTATCGGCTTTGGCGACGTGCACACGCGCGGGCACCTCTACCGATCAATCCTGGAGGGCCTTGCTTACGCCCTTCGGGAAGGCCGCGAGCGCATCGAAAAACGCACCAAAAAGCCCATCAACCGTCTCATCGTTTCGGGCGGCGGCTCCCAGAGCAAAAGCGCCATGCAGATTACCGCAGACGTTTTCGGGCTTCCGGCGGCCCGTCCGCACCTTTACGAGACAAGCGGCCTTGGGGCTGCCATAGACCTTGCCGTGGGCCTTGGTTTTTACGGGAATTTTGCCCAGGCGGTCAACGCAATGACCCGCACCGGCGAGGTTTTCCAGCCCATCCCCGCAAACGCCCGGCTTTACGACGAGCTTTACAAGGAAGCCTACTTCCCGCTCTACGAGCGCCTCAAGCCCATCTACAAGAGCATAAGGCGGATAACGGGCTATCCCAGGTAA
- a CDS encoding threonylcarbamoyl-AMP synthase produces the protein MAERIKIDPLDPDPEVIRRAAGILASGGLVVFPTLGLYGLGADAMNPKAVERVFAAKGRPPEKPVLVLVRGIPDAQGLVSEVPDAALRLMRAFWPGRLTIALPASEKVPEILCAKTGTIGIRAAGHPVARALVAAFGGAVTGTSANIADAPAPASVDDLSPKIAEAADLIMDAGLLSGQASTVVSVNGSRVDVLRPGAVSGQRIGEALASADV, from the coding sequence ATGGCTGAAAGGATCAAAATCGATCCCCTCGATCCCGATCCCGAAGTAATCAGGAGGGCGGCGGGGATTCTCGCTTCAGGCGGGCTCGTGGTCTTCCCGACCCTTGGCCTTTACGGGCTTGGGGCGGACGCCATGAACCCAAAGGCGGTGGAGCGGGTTTTTGCGGCCAAGGGAAGGCCGCCGGAAAAGCCTGTGCTGGTGCTGGTGAGGGGGATTCCCGACGCACAGGGGCTTGTGAGCGAGGTCCCCGACGCCGCCCTAAGGCTGATGAGAGCCTTCTGGCCGGGCAGGCTCACCATAGCGCTTCCCGCCTCGGAAAAAGTGCCGGAAATTCTTTGCGCGAAAACCGGAACCATAGGGATAAGGGCCGCCGGGCACCCGGTGGCCCGCGCCCTTGTGGCCGCCTTTGGCGGGGCGGTCACCGGAACCTCGGCCAATATCGCAGATGCTCCGGCCCCGGCTTCGGTTGATGATCTGTCACCTAAAATAGCCGAAGCCGCCGACCTCATAATGGACGCTGGGCTGCTTTCCGGCCAGGCCTCGACGGTGGTTTCGGTTAACGGCAGCCGGGTGGACGTGTTAAGGCCCGGCGCGGTGTCCGGCCAAAGAATCGGCGAAGCCCTCGCTTCTGCCGATGTTTGA
- a CDS encoding FAD-binding oxidoreductase: MVRWNGWGDENTGMAFPRQGRELLMKWVGEPIPMEDYPLEKLMEKVPESRLPDHGLVKKDAKTRVFHSHGQSLPDWVGMRLGTIERFPDGVAFPTTVSEVGEVMEYALKADAMVIPWGGGTSVAGHLTVPESARPVLTLSLARLNRLVSLDPGANLAVFEAGVAGPDLEAQLSAQGFTLGHYPQSFELSTLGGWIATRSSGQQSMHYGRIEALTAGVEMLTPRGTWTLPPFPASAAGPDLRQVVLGSEGRIGIITRATVRVSAKPEKEAFYGACFPSWHSAADALREIAQKKIPLCMTRLSNHVETVTNMALSGHETQTAILKKYLKIRGIGEEDSCMVLFGVTGTEEMAGAAHAQAASILRRHKGVIIGQAMGKAWEKKRFLIPYLRNTLWDAGYVVDTLETAVTWDRATTTMRNMEGAIREALASENERVHVFTHLSHVYPTGTSVYTSFVFRPGATPSATLARWAKIKKAASEAIVASGGTISHQHGVGMDHAPYLPAEKGRVGMEVLGEIVKFMDPDKRMNPGKLILD; encoded by the coding sequence ATGGTGCGCTGGAACGGATGGGGGGACGAGAACACTGGCATGGCGTTTCCGCGCCAGGGGCGCGAGCTTTTGATGAAGTGGGTGGGCGAGCCCATTCCCATGGAGGATTATCCCCTTGAAAAGCTGATGGAAAAGGTGCCGGAATCGCGCCTGCCGGATCACGGGCTTGTGAAGAAGGACGCCAAAACAAGGGTGTTCCATTCCCACGGCCAGAGCCTGCCCGACTGGGTTGGCATGAGGCTTGGTACCATAGAGCGTTTCCCGGACGGCGTGGCCTTTCCCACAACGGTGAGCGAAGTGGGCGAGGTGATGGAGTACGCCCTCAAAGCAGACGCAATGGTGATCCCCTGGGGCGGCGGAACCTCGGTGGCCGGGCATCTTACGGTTCCTGAGTCGGCGAGGCCGGTGCTGACCTTATCCTTGGCGCGCCTCAACCGGCTGGTGTCCCTGGACCCCGGAGCAAATCTGGCGGTTTTCGAGGCGGGCGTGGCCGGGCCTGACCTGGAGGCCCAGCTTTCGGCACAGGGCTTCACGCTGGGGCATTATCCCCAGAGTTTCGAGCTGTCCACCCTCGGCGGCTGGATCGCCACCCGTTCGAGCGGCCAGCAGTCCATGCACTATGGCAGGATCGAGGCCCTTACCGCCGGAGTGGAGATGCTCACCCCGCGCGGCACCTGGACCCTGCCGCCCTTTCCGGCCTCAGCCGCAGGGCCTGATTTGAGGCAGGTGGTGCTTGGGAGCGAGGGGCGCATCGGCATCATAACAAGGGCCACGGTGCGGGTTTCGGCAAAGCCCGAAAAAGAGGCTTTCTACGGGGCCTGTTTCCCGTCCTGGCATTCCGCCGCCGACGCCTTGCGGGAAATCGCCCAGAAAAAAATCCCCCTTTGCATGACCCGGCTTTCCAACCACGTGGAAACCGTCACCAACATGGCCCTTTCCGGCCACGAGACCCAGACCGCCATTTTGAAAAAGTACCTTAAAATTAGGGGCATCGGCGAGGAAGACTCCTGCATGGTGCTTTTCGGCGTAACCGGCACCGAGGAAATGGCGGGAGCCGCACACGCCCAGGCGGCTTCCATCCTCCGAAGGCACAAGGGCGTAATCATAGGACAGGCAATGGGAAAAGCCTGGGAGAAGAAGCGCTTCCTCATTCCGTACCTTCGTAACACCCTGTGGGACGCGGGCTACGTGGTGGACACCCTGGAAACCGCCGTTACCTGGGACAGGGCCACCACAACCATGCGCAATATGGAAGGGGCCATCCGCGAAGCCCTGGCGTCCGAAAACGAAAGAGTGCACGTTTTCACGCACTTATCCCACGTCTACCCCACCGGCACAAGCGTTTACACCAGCTTCGTGTTCAGGCCGGGCGCGACGCCCTCCGCCACCCTCGCCCGCTGGGCCAAGATCAAGAAGGCGGCAAGCGAGGCCATAGTGGCAAGCGGCGGAACCATAAGCCACCAGCACGGGGTCGGCATGGACCACGCCCCCTACCTGCCTGCGGAAAAGGGCAGGGTGGGCATGGAAGTGTTGGGTGAGATCGTGAAATTCATGGACCCGGACAAGCGCATGAACCCCGGAAAACTCATTTTGGATTGA
- a CDS encoding type II secretion system protein — translation MKKLRRRGRDRGFTLVELMIVIAIIGILASIAIPNFIAYRRKGYNTAAQSDAHNLIKAFNAYRTEHKGDWVWDLNVFKAYGYTQTPGVSVAIGYFDADRPAFWTWHTLGSKQYFVRYDNQEWSWNM, via the coding sequence ATGAAAAAGTTGAGGCGGCGAGGCAGGGACAGGGGCTTCACCCTGGTGGAACTGATGATAGTCATAGCCATCATCGGGATTCTGGCTTCCATAGCGATTCCCAACTTCATCGCTTACAGGCGCAAGGGCTACAACACCGCCGCCCAGAGCGACGCCCACAACCTGATCAAAGCCTTCAATGCGTACAGGACCGAGCACAAGGGGGACTGGGTCTGGGATCTGAACGTTTTCAAGGCCTACGGATACACCCAGACGCCCGGAGTAAGCGTGGCCATCGGCTATTTTGACGCTGACAGGCCGGCCTTCTGGACCTGGCACACCCTGGGCAGCAAGCAGTACTTCGTAAGGTACGATAACCAGGAATGGTCGTGGAACATGTAG
- a CDS encoding sigma-54-dependent Fis family transcriptional regulator translates to MDTHNPLTQAGKTQPDDSGEGVLCAAGLDRQILGASDATRTMVSRILKAAPLNQPVLITGEPGTGKSLAARAIHHMSHLSDQPFVALDCLAVPQSRQVKIIFGQARPDGEVEKGLLERAAGGTLFLDEVARLSDDFQARLLQMIRDRVFTPVGASEPVPVRTRIIASSCRVPGVVSAFRLDGMNEVLGIVPIHIPPLRERLSDTPVLFRHFLAQAASRRGLSPPGVTRQANSILERHSWPGNVRELIHAADWIMAIHPQGDISAERLPGWLGAGAGDEGFLLPGKPVDLEELEKNYIKHVLDLTGGGIQKAAKVLGINRKTLSLKLKKYGLSARDTA, encoded by the coding sequence ATGGATACGCATAACCCACTCACGCAGGCGGGAAAAACCCAGCCGGACGACAGCGGCGAAGGCGTGCTCTGCGCCGCCGGACTTGACCGCCAAATCCTAGGCGCGAGCGATGCCACGCGGACAATGGTGTCGCGCATACTGAAGGCGGCCCCCTTAAACCAGCCGGTGCTCATAACCGGCGAGCCGGGAACCGGCAAGTCCCTGGCCGCCCGGGCCATTCATCACATGAGCCATCTTTCGGACCAGCCCTTCGTTGCGCTGGACTGCCTCGCCGTTCCCCAGAGCAGGCAGGTGAAAATCATCTTCGGGCAGGCGCGCCCCGACGGCGAGGTTGAAAAGGGGCTTTTGGAGAGGGCTGCCGGGGGCACGCTCTTTCTGGATGAGGTGGCCCGGCTTTCGGATGATTTCCAGGCAAGGCTTTTGCAGATGATAAGGGATCGGGTGTTCACCCCGGTGGGGGCAAGCGAGCCGGTGCCGGTCCGCACCCGGATAATCGCGTCCTCGTGCAGGGTTCCGGGGGTGGTTTCCGCCTTTCGCCTGGACGGGATGAACGAGGTTTTGGGCATAGTGCCCATCCACATTCCGCCCTTGCGTGAGCGGCTGTCGGACACGCCTGTGCTTTTCCGCCATTTTCTTGCCCAGGCGGCTTCCAGAAGGGGCCTTTCGCCGCCGGGGGTGACCCGTCAGGCCAACAGCATACTGGAAAGGCATTCCTGGCCGGGAAACGTCCGGGAGCTGATCCACGCCGCAGACTGGATAATGGCCATTCACCCCCAGGGGGACATAAGCGCTGAACGCCTTCCGGGATGGCTTGGAGCGGGGGCCGGGGACGAGGGCTTCCTTCTGCCGGGAAAACCCGTGGACCTTGAGGAGCTTGAGAAAAATTACATCAAGCACGTTCTGGACTTAACCGGCGGGGGCATCCAGAAGGCCGCGAAGGTGCTTGGGATCAACCGCAAGACCCTGTCGCTGAAGCTCAAAAAATACGGTCTTTCGGCCAGGGACACGGCCTGA
- a CDS encoding glycosyltransferase family 9 protein gives MNPDLFRAIDRFVGAPGCAVASGFGLLSPAKAPPKEPRRALFIQLSEMGSVVLAQPAVSCFKKDHPSCELFWLTLAHNRQIADALGLVPPQNVVTIDAGGFSAFLSSGAKAVARLRALEIDTVFDFELFARFSALLSFCTGAAHRVGFSVFHQEGLYRGRLLTHPVFYNCHQHMSKNFLAQVLSLSKTGQTPLLKEAIADPLPIPPLSPDPAVLAKVRERLYDLCPQRAARHVIVLNPGAGNLLPIRAWPLEHFVRLGNMILENLDAMIVITGPPESRNLGFELSEGLPRDRRADLTGRTSFSELLALLSMSQAIITADSGAAHFAGATDTPTVALFGPETPVLYAPLGKKTVCLSAGLSCSPCLSAFNHRKTPCTRADCMKAITPESVFAALTRLLEG, from the coding sequence ATGAATCCCGACCTTTTCCGCGCCATAGACAGATTCGTGGGCGCGCCCGGATGCGCCGTGGCGAGCGGGTTTGGCCTCCTGTCTCCGGCCAAGGCCCCGCCCAAGGAGCCGCGACGGGCGCTTTTTATCCAGCTTTCCGAGATGGGAAGCGTCGTCCTGGCGCAGCCCGCCGTGTCGTGCTTCAAAAAGGACCATCCATCCTGCGAACTTTTCTGGCTCACCCTTGCCCATAACCGGCAAATAGCGGACGCCCTGGGCCTTGTTCCGCCCCAAAACGTGGTCACCATAGACGCAGGGGGCTTCTCCGCCTTCCTGTCCTCCGGGGCAAAGGCGGTGGCCCGGCTCCGGGCGCTCGAAATAGACACGGTGTTCGATTTCGAGCTTTTCGCGCGGTTTTCGGCCCTTTTGTCCTTCTGTACCGGGGCCGCGCATCGGGTGGGCTTTTCGGTCTTTCACCAGGAGGGGCTTTACCGGGGGCGGCTTCTGACCCACCCGGTTTTTTACAACTGCCACCAGCACATGTCGAAAAATTTCCTGGCCCAGGTGCTGTCGCTTTCAAAAACCGGCCAGACTCCCCTTTTGAAGGAGGCCATCGCCGACCCCCTGCCGATTCCGCCGCTTTCGCCCGATCCTGCCGTGCTGGCAAAAGTCAGGGAGAGGCTCTACGACCTGTGCCCCCAAAGGGCCGCCCGGCACGTGATCGTGCTCAATCCCGGAGCCGGAAACCTCCTGCCCATAAGGGCCTGGCCTTTGGAGCACTTCGTGCGGCTGGGGAACATGATCCTGGAAAATCTGGACGCCATGATCGTGATTACCGGGCCGCCCGAATCGAGAAATCTGGGCTTTGAGCTTTCCGAGGGGCTTCCAAGGGACCGAAGGGCGGACCTCACGGGCCGCACCAGCTTTTCCGAGCTTCTGGCGCTTTTGTCGATGTCCCAGGCCATTATTACGGCGGATTCCGGTGCCGCGCATTTCGCGGGCGCAACCGACACCCCCACGGTGGCCCTGTTCGGCCCGGAAACCCCGGTGCTATACGCGCCGCTCGGAAAAAAGACGGTCTGCCTCTCAGCCGGGCTTTCGTGCAGCCCCTGCCTTTCGGCCTTCAACCACAGAAAAACCCCCTGCACCAGGGCCGACTGCATGAAGGCCATCACGCCCGAATCCGTTTTCGCCGCCTTGACGCGCCTTCTGGAAGGCTGA
- the rimO gene encoding 30S ribosomal protein S12 methylthiotransferase RimO, producing the protein MSRKIDEKSVYLLSLGCARNLADSESVLGALKKAGYIIAEEPQKARFIVVNTCGFIRDAVEESIEAVLTLAIHRTAGACRRMVVAGCLVERYGKELARSIPEVDVFLGTGALDKITAALSDPAPDKFSTPDPFLRAAPRPGDPRLLTTLPTAYVKISEGCPEHCTFCIIPKLKGPLKSRPERDVVDECRRLAEEGAAEIVLAAQETTAYGLDLGPGHNLARLLEKVASACPKSWIRFLYAHPLRVTDELTDVVASLDNIMKYFDIPVQHASDAVLKRMGRRHAGKDAEELFHRIRKKIPQAALRTTILVGFPGETRKDFLELVRLVQEVKFNHLGVFTYSDDTDLASHGLPAHVTPKTARKRREDLMEIQADISAEHNLAHLDKSIEVLVTGASDDPDFPVLGRTRFQAPDVDGLVFLSGNQKPVGSVVRARVARAETYDLYAHCEE; encoded by the coding sequence GTGAGCCGGAAAATCGACGAAAAAAGCGTTTACCTCCTGTCCCTTGGTTGCGCCAGAAACCTTGCGGACAGCGAGTCCGTACTGGGGGCGCTGAAAAAGGCCGGGTACATTATCGCCGAAGAGCCGCAAAAAGCCCGGTTCATCGTGGTGAACACCTGCGGCTTCATCAGGGACGCGGTGGAGGAATCCATAGAGGCCGTGCTGACCCTGGCCATCCACAGGACAGCCGGGGCGTGCAGGCGCATGGTGGTGGCGGGCTGCCTGGTGGAGCGCTACGGCAAAGAGTTGGCCCGGTCCATCCCGGAGGTGGACGTTTTCCTGGGAACAGGCGCGCTCGATAAAATCACGGCGGCCCTAAGCGACCCGGCCCCGGATAAATTTTCCACGCCGGACCCATTTTTGCGCGCGGCCCCAAGGCCCGGCGACCCAAGGCTTCTCACCACCCTTCCCACGGCCTACGTCAAAATCTCCGAAGGCTGCCCGGAGCACTGCACCTTCTGCATAATCCCCAAGCTCAAGGGGCCGCTCAAAAGCCGACCCGAACGGGACGTGGTGGACGAGTGCCGGAGGCTGGCGGAAGAGGGCGCGGCGGAGATCGTTTTAGCGGCCCAGGAGACCACCGCCTACGGCCTGGACCTCGGCCCCGGCCACAACCTCGCCCGGCTCCTGGAAAAGGTCGCCAGCGCCTGCCCGAAATCCTGGATACGCTTTCTCTACGCCCATCCCCTGCGCGTCACCGACGAATTGACAGACGTGGTGGCGTCCCTCGACAACATAATGAAGTACTTCGACATTCCGGTTCAGCACGCAAGCGACGCGGTCCTGAAACGCATGGGCCGTCGGCACGCGGGCAAAGACGCGGAGGAGCTTTTTCACCGGATCAGGAAGAAAATCCCCCAGGCTGCCCTTAGAACCACCATTCTCGTGGGCTTTCCGGGCGAGACCAGGAAGGATTTCCTGGAGCTCGTGCGGCTCGTTCAGGAGGTGAAATTCAATCATCTCGGTGTCTTCACCTACTCGGACGACACGGACCTTGCCTCCCACGGCCTTCCGGCCCACGTCACCCCCAAAACCGCCCGGAAGCGCCGGGAGGACCTGATGGAAATCCAGGCTGACATCTCGGCTGAGCACAACCTGGCGCACCTGGATAAATCCATCGAGGTGCTGGTCACCGGGGCGTCCGATGACCCGGATTTTCCCGTGCTTGGCCGCACAAGATTCCAGGCCCCGGACGTGGACGGGCTGGTCTTTCTTTCGGGAAACCAGAAGCCCGTGGGTTCGGTGGTCAGGGCAAGGGTTGCGCGGGCCGAAACATACGATCTTTACGCTCATTGCGAGGAATAG